The Bubalus kerabau isolate K-KA32 ecotype Philippines breed swamp buffalo chromosome 16, PCC_UOA_SB_1v2, whole genome shotgun sequence genome includes a region encoding these proteins:
- the IL15 gene encoding interleukin-15: MRILKPYLRSTSIQCYLCLLLNSHFLTEAGIHVFILGCISAGLPKTEANWQYVINDLKTIEHLIQSIHMDATLYTESDAHPNCKVTAMQCFLLELRVILHESKNATIYEIIENLTMLANSNLSSIENKTELGCKECEELEEKSIKEFLKSFVHIVQMFINTS, from the exons ATGAGAATTTTG aaaccaTATTTGAGAAGTACTTCCATCCAGTGCTACTTGTGTTTACTTCTGAACAGTCATTTTTTAACAGAGGCTGGCATTCATGTCTTCATTTTggg CTGTATCAGTGCAGGTCTTCCCAAAACAGAAGCAAACTGGCAGTATGTAATAAATGATTTGAAAACAATTGAGCATCTTATTCAA tCTATACATATGGATGCCACTTTATATACTGAAAGTGATGCTCAT CCCAATTGCAAAGTAACAGCGATGCAGTGCTTTCTCCTGGAGTTACGAGTTATTTTACACGAGTCCAAAAATGCCACCATTTATGAAATAATAGAAAATCTTACCATGCTAGCAAACAGCAATTTATCTTCTATTGAG AATAAAACAGAATTGGGATGCAAAGAATGTGAGGAACTGGAGGAAAAAAGTATCAAAgaatttttgaagagttttgtACATATTGTACAAATGTTCATCAACACTTCTTGA